Proteins encoded in a region of the Paenibacillus pedocola genome:
- a CDS encoding LysR family transcriptional regulator produces the protein MELKTLKTFQTIVNTGSFNRAAEELNYAQSTITMQIQKLESELGMPLLERGKQQISLTEAGRLLYEQSLRIVKDMELLESRLGELTAGEAGNLRLGATDPTASYRLPALLREFMTMHPGIDISVDIGSTPALTERLLRGELDMILCSAPEMGKGLHYEPLFTEIFVLLLPEDHPLAAEPQVTASQLREHRLLITAAGCPYRKKLESVLQESAGPPLNTMEIGSMSALKYYVQSGLGMALVPESTLQPLPAGTLGKRLQDGPVDMSCGIACRTADYPLQLAALCLYQFLKSKLAALGNNELS, from the coding sequence ATGGAGCTCAAAACTTTAAAAACCTTCCAGACCATTGTAAATACCGGAAGCTTTAACCGGGCCGCGGAAGAACTAAACTATGCCCAGTCTACGATCACCATGCAAATCCAGAAGCTGGAGTCGGAGCTTGGGATGCCATTGCTTGAACGGGGGAAACAGCAGATCAGTTTAACTGAGGCCGGACGTCTCCTGTACGAACAAAGCCTGCGGATTGTAAAAGATATGGAGCTGCTTGAGAGCAGATTGGGTGAATTGACGGCGGGTGAGGCAGGGAATCTCCGGCTTGGAGCGACCGATCCTACGGCCAGTTACCGGCTGCCGGCTCTTTTGCGGGAGTTCATGACCATGCATCCCGGCATAGATATCTCAGTCGACATTGGCAGTACACCGGCGCTCACGGAGCGTCTGCTGAGGGGCGAACTGGACATGATCCTCTGCTCAGCTCCGGAGATGGGCAAGGGGCTGCATTATGAGCCGCTTTTTACGGAAATATTCGTGCTGCTCCTGCCGGAAGACCATCCGCTGGCCGCTGAACCGCAGGTTACAGCCAGTCAGCTCAGGGAGCATCGCCTGCTCATTACGGCCGCCGGCTGCCCGTACCGCAAGAAATTGGAAAGTGTGTTGCAGGAATCCGCAGGGCCGCCGCTGAATACTATGGAAATCGGCAGCATGAGTGCATTGAAATATTATGTGCAGAGCGGTTTAGGAATGGCATTGGTTCCGGAGTCAACGCTACAGCCTTTGCCGGCAGGTACCCTAGGAAAGAGGCTGCAGGACGGACCGGTGGACATGAGCTGCGGAATAGCCTGCAGAACTGCCGATTATCCCTTACAGCTGGCTGCTTTATGCCTGTACCAGTTTTTGAAAAGCAAGCTTGCCGCGCTGGGTAATAATGAACTTAGTTGA
- a CDS encoding SAM-dependent methyltransferase, giving the protein MSGAKLDLERIVFIGRTFDEYMRMFDLQPDMLRGRSILDCPAGACSFTAEANRHGAMAIAADIAYSYSAEALQAKGLADIEHTLIQLDRVRDNFKWDDFQSIAGLKQARTEALTVSTVDRLAHQERYVAVELPVLPFEDQAFDVTLSAHFLFMYGDRLDVDFHLETLRELLRVTKAEIRIFPLVDLTCRRYPHLDELIRFVQSQGWSAEEVQVPYEFQKGAGSMLHLKRV; this is encoded by the coding sequence ATGAGTGGAGCCAAATTGGATTTAGAGCGGATTGTGTTCATTGGCCGGACGTTTGACGAGTATATGCGGATGTTTGATTTACAGCCGGATATGCTGCGCGGGCGGAGTATTCTTGATTGTCCTGCAGGAGCCTGCTCCTTCACTGCGGAAGCGAACCGGCACGGAGCCATGGCTATTGCGGCTGATATCGCCTACAGTTATTCGGCAGAAGCCCTTCAGGCTAAGGGACTCGCCGATATTGAGCATACATTGATTCAGCTTGATAGGGTACGCGATAATTTCAAGTGGGATGATTTCCAATCCATAGCGGGGCTGAAGCAGGCAAGAACGGAAGCGCTGACTGTGAGCACCGTAGACAGACTGGCCCATCAGGAGCGTTATGTAGCTGTAGAGCTGCCAGTACTGCCTTTTGAAGATCAGGCTTTTGATGTGACTTTATCCGCTCATTTTTTGTTCATGTACGGTGACAGGCTGGATGTTGATTTTCATCTCGAGACCCTCCGCGAACTGCTGCGTGTAACGAAGGCGGAGATCCGTATTTTCCCGCTGGTGGATCTGACTTGCCGGAGATATCCGCATTTAGATGAACTGATCCGCTTTGTTCAGAGCCAGGGCTGGAGCGCAGAAGAAGTACAGGTTCCTTATGAATTTCAAAAAGGTGCGGGCTCCATGCTGCATTTGAAGAGGGTATAG
- a CDS encoding SDR family NAD(P)-dependent oxidoreductase yields MELAGKAALVTGGGTGIGKAVSLELAHRGAAVAVNYSRSAAEAEETVRLIKEQGGQAIAVQADVSKDSEVRAMVRQIISAFGALDLLVNNASITRHIPLADLEAAGEEVWDELFDVNVKGMFYCARAAAPYLKQSKQGAIVNLGSIAGNTGNGSSLPYAVSKAAVHGLTKSLARALSPDVRVNCVAPGAVATRWWAGREEQMHSLAPNLLLQRIAEPEDIAQFICAALTQEAMTGQIITVDSGQTL; encoded by the coding sequence ATGGAACTGGCAGGAAAAGCAGCACTTGTGACCGGCGGAGGCACTGGGATTGGTAAGGCTGTCAGCCTGGAGCTGGCCCATCGCGGTGCAGCAGTCGCCGTGAATTATTCCCGTTCCGCAGCTGAGGCCGAAGAAACCGTGCGGCTAATTAAAGAACAAGGCGGACAGGCCATTGCGGTACAGGCCGATGTGTCGAAAGACAGCGAGGTCCGGGCAATGGTCCGGCAGATCATTTCAGCATTTGGTGCCCTTGATCTGCTGGTGAATAACGCCAGCATCACCAGACATATTCCGCTTGCGGATCTGGAAGCTGCTGGTGAGGAGGTGTGGGATGAGCTGTTTGATGTCAACGTCAAAGGAATGTTCTACTGTGCCCGGGCAGCTGCCCCTTATCTGAAGCAGAGCAAACAGGGGGCAATCGTCAATCTCGGAAGCATTGCGGGGAATACGGGCAACGGTTCTTCGCTGCCCTACGCAGTTTCCAAAGCAGCCGTCCACGGCCTTACTAAATCGCTGGCCCGCGCCCTGTCCCCCGATGTCCGGGTTAATTGTGTCGCTCCGGGTGCAGTCGCAACCCGGTGGTGGGCAGGCCGGGAGGAACAAATGCACAGTCTGGCACCGAATCTGCTGCTGCAGCGGATTGCGGAACCGGAGGATATCGCACAGTTCATCTGCGCTGCGCTTACACAGGAGGCCATGACAGGGCAGATCATCACGGTGGACAGCGGACAGACGTTATAG